One genomic region from SAR92 clade bacterium H455 encodes:
- the narL gene encoding two-component system response regulator NarL yields MISNRNDPDQSKPATLLLVDDHPLLRKGLIQLVDLDDSLTVVAEADNGREALKLALEHDPDLILLDLNMQGMDGLETLKAMREAQISARIIILTVSDNNEDVVCAITYGADGYLLKDMEPEDILQKIKQAAVGKMVISEKVTHILAGAIRKGDNQRNNMLARLTSRERDILKQIAKGLSNKLIARELNISDGTVKVHVKHILKKLELRSRVEAAVWMVNQNSASQGSANQSHNHQSTANQNND; encoded by the coding sequence ATGATATCCAACCGCAACGACCCAGATCAGTCTAAGCCTGCCACTCTGCTGCTGGTAGATGATCATCCCCTACTGCGCAAAGGCCTTATTCAGCTGGTCGACTTAGATGACAGTCTGACTGTGGTGGCGGAGGCAGACAACGGTCGAGAGGCCCTAAAGCTGGCCCTCGAGCATGATCCGGACCTAATACTGTTAGATCTAAATATGCAGGGTATGGATGGCTTGGAAACGTTAAAAGCTATGCGCGAGGCGCAGATAAGCGCACGGATTATTATTTTGACGGTCTCCGACAATAACGAAGACGTGGTCTGCGCCATTACCTATGGTGCCGATGGCTATCTGCTCAAGGATATGGAGCCAGAAGATATCCTGCAGAAAATCAAACAGGCGGCAGTGGGCAAAATGGTAATCAGTGAAAAGGTCACCCATATACTCGCCGGCGCGATTCGCAAAGGGGATAACCAGCGCAACAATATGCTTGCTAGACTGACCAGCAGGGAGCGGGATATTCTGAAACAGATTGCCAAAGGGCTGAGCAATAAACTAATTGCCCGGGAACTGAATATCTCCGATGGCACCGTGAAGGTTCATGTTAAACATATCTTAAAAAAGCTCGAACTGCGCTCCAGAGTGGAAGCTGCCGTGTGGATGGTGAACCAGAACTCGGCTAGTCAGGGCTCGGCTAATCAAAGCCACAATCACCAGTCGACGGCCAATCAAAATAATGACTGA
- a CDS encoding antiporter: MADSGKERYKGGVDIQRWDPEDDNFWQQQGKQVANRNLWISIPSLLCGFAVWLYWGVITVQMLNLGFPFAKSDLFSLMAIAGLTGATLRIPSSFFIRLAGGRNTIFLTTALLMVPAFGAGIALQSQDTPLWVFQLLALLSGIGGGNFASSMSNISFFFPKKQQGLALGLNAGLGNFGVTSMQILVPLAMTFGLFGVMGGDSMTLQNTSGTLIGKIPAGTETYIQNAGFVWLLALVPLAFFSWFGMNNIRSADVSPKIPNPLGSFSTIIFMLLIGFMTAIFGLWLLLPEAANGSGFGVPKELVLLLVVASTVLLLKLIPGQVKANLSRQYEIFDNRHTWVMSVIYTMTFGSFIGFAASFPLAIKVIFGYQHLLVDGVLTHNTINPNGPSALMYAWMGPFIGALIRPLGGWISDKFGGALVTQICSLLMIVCALGVAYYMKAAYNSATPEAFFVPFFILFLLLFAATGIGNGSTFRTIAMVFSKEQTGPVLGWTSAIAAYGAFYIPKVLGEQIKAAAPEVALIGFAVFYALCMLINWWFYLRKDGEFYNP; the protein is encoded by the coding sequence ATGGCAGACTCGGGTAAAGAGAGATACAAGGGCGGCGTGGATATCCAGCGCTGGGATCCAGAGGACGATAACTTCTGGCAGCAACAGGGCAAACAGGTCGCCAATCGCAACCTATGGATTTCGATTCCCAGTTTGCTCTGCGGCTTTGCCGTATGGCTCTATTGGGGCGTGATCACCGTGCAGATGCTCAACCTAGGTTTCCCCTTTGCCAAGTCTGATCTATTTTCTCTGATGGCCATCGCCGGCCTTACCGGTGCGACACTGCGTATTCCCAGTAGTTTCTTTATTCGCTTGGCCGGTGGTCGCAATACGATCTTTTTGACCACCGCGCTGTTGATGGTGCCAGCCTTTGGTGCAGGTATTGCACTACAGAGCCAGGACACGCCGCTGTGGGTATTTCAGTTATTAGCGCTACTATCAGGAATCGGTGGCGGTAATTTCGCTTCTTCCATGTCAAATATCAGTTTTTTCTTTCCCAAAAAACAGCAGGGCTTGGCTCTGGGCCTAAACGCCGGACTGGGTAACTTTGGTGTTACCAGCATGCAAATTTTGGTGCCCCTGGCTATGACCTTTGGTTTGTTTGGGGTGATGGGCGGCGACTCCATGACCTTGCAAAATACCTCGGGAACCCTGATTGGTAAGATTCCCGCAGGCACTGAAACCTATATTCAAAATGCCGGGTTTGTCTGGCTCTTGGCCCTGGTGCCGCTGGCGTTTTTCAGCTGGTTTGGCATGAACAATATTCGCAGCGCCGATGTGTCGCCAAAAATACCCAATCCACTGGGCAGTTTTTCGACGATTATTTTTATGTTGCTGATTGGTTTTATGACCGCCATCTTCGGTCTTTGGTTACTCTTGCCCGAGGCGGCTAATGGCTCTGGTTTTGGTGTGCCAAAAGAACTGGTTTTACTCTTAGTTGTGGCCTCCACGGTACTGCTATTAAAATTAATTCCCGGTCAGGTGAAAGCCAACCTCAGTCGTCAGTATGAGATTTTTGATAATAGGCACACCTGGGTAATGAGCGTCATTTACACCATGACCTTCGGTTCTTTTATCGGCTTTGCTGCATCATTTCCGCTGGCTATCAAAGTTATCTTTGGTTATCAGCACCTGCTGGTGGATGGGGTCCTGACTCACAATACCATTAACCCCAATGGCCCCAGTGCCCTTATGTACGCTTGGATGGGCCCTTTTATCGGCGCCTTGATTCGGCCTCTGGGGGGATGGATCTCGGACAAGTTTGGCGGTGCACTGGTAACGCAGATTTGCTCGTTGCTGATGATCGTCTGCGCTCTGGGTGTGGCGTACTATATGAAAGCGGCCTACAACTCGGCGACGCCGGAAGCGTTTTTTGTGCCGTTCTTTATTTTGTTTTTACTGCTTTTTGCCGCCACAGGAATTGGCAATGGTTCTACCTTCCGCACCATCGCCATGGTGTTTTCCAAGGAGCAAACTGGACCGGTACTGGGTTGGACATCTGCCATAGCTGCCTACGGTGCATTCTATATCCCCAAGGTATTGGGTGAGCAGATTAAAGCGGCGGCACCAGAGGTGGCACTGATCGGCTTTGCCGTATTCTATGCGCTGTGCATGTTGATTAATTGGTGGTTTTATCTGCGTAAGGATGGTGAATTTTATAATCCCTAA
- a CDS encoding U32 family peptidase — protein MKISVGPIYYYWPRQQVMDFYQEIIQTPVNVIYLGETVCAKRRELRSGDWLELAEELCDSGKKIVLSTLTLIESRADIAALKKLCSQSPCLVEANDMSAVQILADNNLPFVAGPSINIYNAQALQVLYQKGMQRWVMPVEIMRQNLDGILKQAMTMGFGDKIETEVFSYGKLPLAYSARCFTARAKNLAKDGCQLSCMDYPDGLPLHSQEFQVHGETPKLFTINGIQTQSGQCYNLLDQWPVMHKIGVDIMRISPGSQGTADVIRQLSSALSGASADLSRAQINSQLKLIEEEQCNGYWYGVPGMDSCAGLAGDK, from the coding sequence ATGAAAATTTCAGTGGGTCCAATTTATTATTACTGGCCACGGCAACAAGTTATGGACTTCTATCAGGAGATAATTCAAACCCCAGTGAATGTGATTTATCTGGGTGAAACCGTATGCGCTAAGCGTCGTGAACTGCGCAGTGGCGACTGGTTAGAACTTGCCGAGGAGCTCTGTGACTCCGGCAAAAAAATTGTGCTCTCCACTCTGACACTGATTGAATCCCGCGCCGATATAGCCGCGTTAAAAAAACTCTGCAGCCAGAGCCCCTGCTTGGTCGAAGCCAATGATATGTCAGCGGTACAAATTCTCGCCGACAATAACCTGCCCTTTGTGGCTGGCCCATCGATCAATATTTACAATGCCCAAGCATTGCAGGTTCTCTATCAGAAAGGTATGCAGCGCTGGGTGATGCCAGTGGAAATTATGCGTCAAAATCTTGACGGCATTTTAAAACAGGCAATGACTATGGGCTTTGGAGATAAGATCGAAACCGAGGTCTTTAGCTACGGCAAATTACCCTTAGCCTACTCCGCACGCTGCTTTACTGCGCGGGCAAAAAATCTCGCCAAAGATGGCTGCCAACTCAGTTGCATGGACTATCCCGATGGTTTGCCACTGCATAGTCAGGAGTTTCAAGTTCATGGAGAAACACCAAAACTGTTTACCATCAATGGTATTCAGACTCAGTCCGGGCAGTGTTATAACTTGCTCGACCAATGGCCAGTTATGCATAAGATTGGTGTGGATATTATGCGTATTAGCCCAGGAAGCCAAGGCACTGCAGATGTAATCAGGCAGCTGTCTAGCGCTCTATCGGGAGCATCGGCCGATCTCTCAAGAGCACAGATCAACAGTCAACTCAAACTGATTGAGGAAGAACAGTGCAATGGCTATTGGTATGGCGTTCCGGGTATGGATAGCTGTGCGGGACTAGCTGGGGACAAATAG
- a CDS encoding U32 family peptidase: MELVCPAGSLPALKAAINNGADAVYIGFKGDTNARHFSGLNFNDRKAQKAFDYTRSQGVKIFVAINTYAQPSGWERWQRAVDLAADLSVDALIIADMGILNYAAQRYPQLPLHLSVQGSCTSAEGLTFYHREFGIRRAVLPRVLSLEQVKTVAKQSPVDLEVFGFGSLCIMAEGRCHLSSYVTDQSPNNSGVCSPAKDVRWTQTEDYLESRLNNILIDRYPAGETAGYPTLCKGRFAVEANVFHALEEPVSLNTLDLIPQLSAAGIKAIKLEGRQRSPAYVAQIVSVWRSALDSFAKAPESFSPKVEWIQKLANVSEGAQTTLGAYHRAWQ, from the coding sequence ATGGAACTAGTATGCCCTGCCGGCAGTCTACCTGCCCTAAAAGCCGCCATCAATAACGGTGCAGATGCTGTCTATATCGGCTTTAAGGGTGACACCAATGCACGGCATTTTTCTGGGCTTAATTTCAATGATAGAAAAGCCCAAAAAGCTTTCGATTACACACGCAGCCAGGGTGTAAAAATCTTTGTGGCGATCAATACTTATGCGCAACCCAGTGGTTGGGAGCGCTGGCAGCGAGCAGTGGATTTGGCCGCAGACCTCTCTGTAGATGCGCTGATTATTGCCGATATGGGTATTCTCAACTATGCCGCTCAACGCTATCCACAGCTCCCCCTGCATCTATCGGTACAGGGTTCATGCACCAGCGCCGAAGGGCTAACGTTTTATCATCGAGAATTTGGCATTCGCCGCGCAGTCTTGCCCCGCGTTCTGTCATTGGAGCAAGTAAAAACTGTCGCCAAGCAGAGCCCAGTGGATCTCGAGGTCTTTGGCTTTGGCAGTCTATGTATTATGGCGGAAGGCCGCTGTCACCTGTCCAGCTATGTCACCGATCAATCACCGAATAATAGTGGCGTCTGCTCTCCGGCCAAAGATGTGCGATGGACTCAGACGGAGGATTATTTGGAATCACGACTCAACAATATCTTGATTGATCGCTATCCGGCAGGAGAAACCGCCGGCTATCCAACCCTCTGCAAAGGTCGCTTTGCTGTGGAAGCTAATGTTTTTCACGCCCTTGAAGAGCCGGTTAGTTTAAATACCCTAGACCTTATTCCCCAATTATCTGCCGCCGGCATCAAAGCGATCAAACTTGAGGGGCGCCAGCGCAGCCCCGCCTATGTAGCGCAGATAGTTTCAGTGTGGCGCAGTGCGCTGGATAGTTTCGCCAAGGCCCCAGAAAGCTTTTCCCCCAAGGTTGAATGGATACAAAAACTAGCCAACGTTTCAGAAGGGGCACAAACCACTCTGGGTGCCTATCACCGCGCCTGGCAATAA
- the hemN gene encoding oxygen-independent coproporphyrinogen III oxidase: MTDQLNDTGRENAPIWNKKLIQTYNVSGPRYTSYPTAPHLSEQFSELELLAALERSNQRGSPLSLYFHLPFCDTVCYFCACNKIVTADKKRAQPYLQRLDSEMAIWAKHVDRARPVEQLHWGGGTPTFIRDSEKRQLMSHTRNHFKLLDDDSGDYSVEVHPGRMNLESIAVLREIGFNRLSMGVQDFSHRVQQAVNRFNSFAQVRDLIAAARHQQYHSISVDIIYGLPLQTVDSIKTTIQQVIDLSPDRLSLFNYAHMPELFKTQRQIPQETLPSPDEKLAMLQQSIELLVADGYIYIGMDHFAKPHDSLVKAQHQGSLQRNFQGYSTHGKSIYGKSAYGKSTQGTATHGDWDLLAFGVSAISAIDAVLVQNHKKIHNYNQAIDQGSLATSRGLRLSSEDRLRGSIIMQLICHFKLDIESIEAQFQICFARHFAKELVALAPLAVDGLIRLTSKELRVLDSGRLLIRAICMVFDAYLKAPTQIPESHNNLEKTAFSQII, encoded by the coding sequence ATGACTGACCAACTCAACGACACTGGCCGAGAAAATGCGCCTATCTGGAACAAAAAACTGATCCAAACGTACAACGTATCCGGACCGCGTTACACCTCCTACCCCACCGCGCCACACCTCAGCGAGCAGTTTTCTGAACTAGAATTACTCGCTGCTCTGGAGCGCAGCAATCAGCGTGGCTCTCCTCTATCGCTCTATTTTCATCTGCCCTTTTGCGACACAGTTTGTTACTTCTGCGCCTGCAATAAGATTGTTACCGCTGACAAAAAACGCGCGCAACCCTATCTCCAGCGGCTCGATAGCGAGATGGCGATCTGGGCCAAGCATGTGGACAGAGCCAGACCAGTGGAACAGTTGCACTGGGGCGGTGGCACACCGACTTTTATCCGTGACAGTGAAAAACGTCAGCTAATGAGCCACACCCGAAACCATTTCAAATTGCTGGATGATGACAGTGGCGACTACTCCGTGGAAGTGCATCCCGGACGCATGAATCTGGAGAGCATTGCGGTTCTTCGTGAGATTGGTTTTAACCGCCTGAGCATGGGAGTGCAAGATTTTAGTCATCGAGTGCAACAGGCCGTCAATCGTTTTAACAGTTTCGCTCAGGTGAGGGATTTGATCGCAGCAGCTCGCCATCAACAATACCACTCCATCAGCGTCGACATTATCTATGGACTGCCCCTGCAAACAGTGGATTCCATAAAAACCACCATTCAACAGGTAATCGATCTATCCCCAGACCGTCTGTCGCTATTTAACTATGCCCATATGCCGGAACTATTTAAAACGCAGCGGCAAATCCCCCAAGAGACATTGCCCAGCCCTGATGAAAAGCTGGCGATGTTGCAACAGTCTATTGAGCTGTTGGTAGCTGATGGATACATCTATATAGGCATGGATCACTTTGCCAAACCCCACGACAGCTTGGTTAAAGCCCAGCATCAAGGGTCGCTGCAGCGAAACTTTCAGGGCTATTCAACCCACGGAAAGTCAATTTACGGAAAGTCAGCTTACGGAAAGTCGACTCAGGGCACTGCAACACACGGCGACTGGGATTTACTGGCGTTCGGCGTCTCAGCCATCAGCGCCATAGATGCTGTGTTAGTGCAGAATCATAAGAAGATTCATAACTATAACCAGGCAATTGATCAAGGATCTTTGGCGACCAGCCGCGGCCTCAGATTAAGCTCTGAAGATAGGCTTCGGGGCAGCATTATCATGCAATTGATCTGTCACTTTAAGCTCGATATAGAGTCTATCGAAGCCCAGTTTCAGATCTGCTTTGCCCGGCACTTTGCCAAGGAACTCGTCGCATTAGCGCCTCTGGCTGTAGATGGATTGATTCGCCTAACCTCAAAAGAGCTTAGGGTGTTGGACAGTGGCCGACTTTTGATACGGGCTATCTGCATGGTTTTTGATGCCTATTTAAAGGCTCCAACTCAAATTCCAGAGAGTCACAACAACCTCGAGAAAACTGCTTTTTCACAGATAATATAA
- a CDS encoding SCP2 sterol-binding domain-containing protein, with translation MIKLNPYQKILLPGIKALASNCPFPVQKKIARLLLLPIFEEARLDGDLEFLSHRRIALAISDIDYQATLSLENGHLTLASSSATERPSDAIIRGNLSAFIQLANRAEDPDSLFFQRQLSIEGDTDLALEVKNVIDTVDLDRLPEWLKKALSLSQLMNKHFLDKKAF, from the coding sequence ATGATAAAACTAAATCCTTACCAGAAAATTCTGCTTCCAGGCATAAAAGCCCTGGCCTCAAACTGCCCCTTTCCCGTGCAGAAAAAAATCGCCAGATTACTACTGCTGCCGATTTTTGAGGAAGCTCGGCTCGATGGTGATCTGGAATTTCTCAGCCATCGTCGTATTGCTTTGGCTATTAGCGACATTGATTATCAGGCAACCTTGAGTCTCGAAAATGGTCATCTTACCCTAGCCTCTTCATCAGCCACAGAGAGGCCAAGCGATGCCATTATTCGCGGAAATCTATCTGCCTTTATTCAGTTAGCCAACCGCGCTGAAGATCCGGACAGTCTGTTTTTTCAGCGGCAACTCTCTATTGAAGGTGATACAGATTTAGCCTTAGAAGTAAAAAATGTAATCGATACTGTGGATTTAGATAGGCTGCCAGAGTGGCTTAAAAAAGCCCTTTCACTGAGCCAACTTATGAATAAACATTTTCTGGATAAAAAAGCCTTTTAG